One genomic window of Anguilla anguilla isolate fAngAng1 chromosome 13, fAngAng1.pri, whole genome shotgun sequence includes the following:
- the LOC118211950 gene encoding calcium/calmodulin-dependent 3',5'-cyclic nucleotide phosphodiesterase 1B-like isoform X2: MAELVRIRKKQLQTPICRLRCMLKQLDERDVDFEELKKNLDYTASLLEAVYIDETRQGLDSEDDLQQLRSDAVPSEVRDWLASTFTQKARPPGKQAYEKPKFRSIVHAVQAGIFVERMFRKAYTAAMPDQPPAVIHCLRNVDRWNFNVFSLNSASSDHALQTLFLELVVRYELNSRFKIPITFLMSFLAALEAGYSKHGNPYHSLTHAADVTQTLHCLLLRTGLVHWLTELEVLAALFAAAIHDYEHTGTTNNFHIHTRSDFALIYNDRSVLESHHVSATYRLMQDEEMNIFINLSREEWTELRSLVIEMVLGTDMSSHLLQVKGMRACLQQQERVDKPKALSLLLHTADISHPTKPWTLHSRWTKALMEEFFRQGDREAEMGLPFSPLCDRKSTLVAQSQIGFIDFIVDPTFSLLTDMAERIVIPLVQENPEPPDPCNRNSLLWKESSRGLQWSLAHITAELVSFRSTWTRHTEENKFKWKERAVNGSLDQSSTAELSPSADSDSEEGSRKSPEENATPQ, encoded by the exons GTTACGTTGCATGCTGAAGCAGCTGGATGAGAGAGATGTGGATTTTGAAGAACTCAAAAAGAACCTGGACTACACAGCATCTCTGCTGGAGGCAGTTTACATTGATGAGACAAG ACAGGGCCTCGATTCCGAGGATGACCTCCAGCAGCTGCGCTCAGACGCCGTGCCCTCCGAGGTCCGTGATTGGCTGGCCTCCACCTTCACTCAGAAGGCCCGGCCTCCCGGGAAGCAGGCCTACGAGAAGCCCAAGTTCCGCAGCATCGTGCACGCAGTGCAGGCTGGGATATTCGTCGAGAG GATGTTTCGAAAGGCCTACACAGCAGCGATGCCCGACCAGCCCCCAGCTGTCATTCACTGCCTGAGG AACGTGGACAGGTGGAACTTCAACGTGTTCTCGCTGAACTCGGCCAGCTCGGACCACGCGCTGCAAACGCTCTTCCTGGAGCTAGTCGTCAGATACGAGCTCAACAGCCGATTCAAG ATACCCATCACCTTCCTGATGTCCTTCCTGGCCGCGCTGGAGGCAGGCTACTCCAAACACGGAAACCCGtaccactcactcacccacGCCGCCGAcgtcacacagacactgcactgcCTGCTGCTCCGCACCGGCCTCGTG CACTGGCTGACTGAACTGGAGGTGCTGGCTGCTCTGTTCGCTGCTGCCATCCATGACTACGAGCACACAGGGACAACCAACAActtccacatacacaccag GTCCGACTTTGCCCTGATCTACAACGACCGGTCGGTTCTGGAGAGTCACCACGTCAGTGCCACGTACCGCCTGATGCAGGACGAAGAGATGAACATCTTCATCAACCTCTCCCGCGAGGAGTGGAC GGAGCTGCGCTCGTTGGTCATAGAGATGGTTCTGGGCACAGACATGTCCTCCCACCTCCTCCAGGTCAAAGGCATGAGGGCCTGTTTGCAGCAGCAGGAACG GGTAGATAAACCCAAAGCTTTGtccctgctgctccacactgctgacaTCAGCCACCCCACCAAACCCTGGACTCTGCACTCTCGCTGGACCAAGGCCCTGATGGAGGAGTTCTTCAGACAG ggggatagagaggcagagatggGACTCCCATTCTCTCCCTTGTGTGATCGTAAGAGCACCTTAGTGGCCCAATCCCAGATAG GCTTTATCGATTTCATCGTGGACCCCACCTTCTCCCTGCTGACGGACATGGCCGAGCGGATCGTCATCCCGCTGGTCCAGGAGAACCCCGAACCGCCCGACCCCTGCAATCGAAACAG TCTGCTGTGGAAGGAGAGCTCCAGGGGCCTGCAGTGGAGTCTGGCTCACATCACGGCCGAGCTCGTCAGCTTCCGCTCCACCTGGACCCGGCACACCGAGGAGAACAAGTTCAAATGGAAGGAGAGAGCGGTAAACG